One Cellulomonas sp. NS3 genomic region harbors:
- a CDS encoding Pls/PosA family non-ribosomal peptide synthetase, translated as MSTPPSSATHTLRAGDRTPTPRTLVDVFASTVARFPDALAIDDGDEVLTYRALAQAVEARAARLAAVGVRRGDRVGVRAASGTVGLYVSVLAVLHAGAAYVPVDADDPDERAHRVFTDAGVVVVLGDGPEPLRPDGTPAPRVGARHAEAPTLEDGAWVIFTSGSTGRPKGVAVSHRSAAAFVDAEARLFLRGAPVGPGDRVLAGLSVAFDASCEEMWLAWRHGATLVPAPRALVRAGSELGPWLVDRDITVVSTVPTLAGLWPADALAAVRLLIFGGEAVPPELATRLWAPGRELWNTYGPTEATVVACAALLLPDATVRIGLPLDGWDLAVVDAEGREVPEGGTGELVIGGVGVARYLDPELDAVRFGPHEGLGWDRAYRTGDLVVADPEGLLFVGRADDQVKVNGHRIELAEVDTALQALPGVAGAAAAVRRSTAGGTVLVGYLAPQDGERLDLHDLLRRLRETLPGSMVPLLAVVEHIPTRTSGKVDRDALPWPLADAGDDDAAPLDGLAGWVGEQWAAVVGVRPQHEDDDFFAHGGSSLTAAQLVSALRARYPEVTVAEVYDHPSVGGLAEHLDATWPSDTDRPGGSGAAAPARTRTVAPVPVTSQVVQLLALLPLRGLVALRWLTVVAAVGTVLHVVWGVAWALAVPWWWLAAGWLLTVSPLGRLGVCALGARLLLAGVRPGSYPRGGHVHLRLWAAERLVDGFGAVTPASAPWISLYARALGADVGRDVDLHSVPPVTGFLTLGHGCAIEPEVDLSGHWVDGDVLHVGRIRVGPGATVGARSVLLPGSRVRGGTDVAAGSAVHGTTGSDEFWSGSPAVRQHEARHPWPTTRPPASRAGWTAVFAVTGAAVSALPSLAALPALAVLGAALAPTPSLAAAVGPALAWTLVAVPVAYLTYALLVLVGVRLLARGLREGCHPVRSGAGVRAWAVSRLMDAARTALFPLYSSLLTPAWLRLLGARVGRETEISTVVGLPSMMQVKDGAFLADDTMVAPYELGGGWLRVATAKVGRRAFLGNSGMTAPGRTVPKNGLVAVLSATPSRTRAGSSYLGSPPVLLARAPAVDDGERTYTSTPALRRARGAVEVCRVVPLLVLGLLWVGAGLALQAIAATGGWLLAAASGGVVLLAVGVLGAAVTVAAKWALAGRFRDAEHPLWSAPVWRGELADTFTEVVAAPLLADPVTGSVALVWWLRSMGARIGRGVWCETYWLPEADLVRLGDGATVGPGCVVQTHLFHDRVMSLDTVTLRDGATLGPHGVVLPAALLDEGATVGPASLVLRGETVPAGSRWVGNPIGPWRAPVGAS; from the coding sequence GTGAGCACCCCGCCGTCCTCGGCCACGCACACGCTCCGGGCCGGTGACCGCACCCCGACCCCCCGGACGCTCGTCGACGTCTTCGCCAGCACCGTCGCCCGGTTCCCGGACGCCCTCGCGATCGACGACGGCGACGAGGTGCTCACGTACCGCGCCCTCGCGCAGGCCGTCGAGGCGCGCGCGGCCCGGCTCGCCGCCGTCGGGGTCCGGCGCGGGGACCGGGTCGGCGTGCGCGCGGCGTCGGGCACGGTCGGGCTGTACGTGTCGGTGCTCGCGGTGCTGCACGCCGGTGCGGCGTACGTCCCGGTCGACGCCGACGACCCCGACGAGCGCGCGCACCGCGTGTTCACGGACGCGGGCGTCGTCGTGGTGCTGGGCGACGGCCCCGAGCCGCTGCGCCCCGACGGCACCCCGGCACCGCGCGTGGGCGCCCGGCACGCGGAGGCGCCGACGCTCGAGGACGGGGCCTGGGTCATCTTCACCTCCGGCTCGACGGGCCGGCCCAAGGGCGTCGCGGTGAGCCACCGGAGCGCCGCGGCGTTCGTCGACGCGGAGGCCCGGCTGTTCCTGCGCGGCGCGCCGGTCGGCCCGGGCGACCGGGTGCTCGCGGGCCTGTCGGTCGCGTTCGACGCGTCGTGCGAGGAGATGTGGCTCGCGTGGCGGCACGGCGCGACGCTCGTGCCCGCGCCGCGTGCGCTCGTGCGGGCCGGGTCCGAGCTCGGGCCGTGGCTGGTCGACCGGGACATCACCGTGGTGTCGACCGTGCCGACGCTCGCGGGGCTGTGGCCGGCCGACGCTCTCGCGGCGGTGCGCCTGCTGATCTTCGGGGGCGAGGCGGTGCCGCCCGAGCTCGCGACGCGGCTGTGGGCACCCGGCCGCGAGCTGTGGAACACGTACGGGCCGACGGAGGCGACGGTCGTCGCGTGCGCCGCGCTGCTGCTGCCCGACGCGACCGTGCGGATCGGGCTGCCGCTCGACGGCTGGGACCTGGCCGTCGTCGACGCCGAGGGCCGCGAGGTGCCCGAGGGCGGCACCGGGGAGCTCGTCATCGGCGGCGTCGGCGTCGCGCGGTACCTCGACCCGGAGCTCGACGCCGTGCGGTTCGGCCCGCACGAGGGGCTGGGCTGGGACCGCGCGTACCGGACCGGCGACCTCGTCGTCGCGGACCCCGAGGGGCTGCTGTTCGTGGGGCGGGCCGACGACCAGGTCAAGGTCAACGGCCACCGCATCGAGCTCGCCGAGGTCGACACCGCGCTCCAGGCGCTGCCCGGCGTCGCGGGCGCCGCGGCCGCGGTCCGCCGCTCGACCGCGGGCGGCACGGTTCTTGTCGGGTACCTCGCCCCGCAGGACGGCGAGCGCCTCGACCTGCACGACCTGCTGCGCCGCCTGCGCGAGACCCTGCCGGGCTCGATGGTCCCGCTGCTCGCGGTCGTCGAGCACATCCCGACGCGGACGTCCGGCAAGGTCGACCGCGACGCGCTCCCCTGGCCGCTCGCGGACGCCGGGGACGACGACGCCGCGCCGCTCGACGGCCTCGCCGGGTGGGTCGGCGAGCAGTGGGCCGCCGTGGTCGGCGTGCGCCCGCAGCACGAGGACGACGACTTCTTCGCGCACGGCGGCAGCTCGCTGACCGCCGCGCAGCTCGTGTCCGCGCTGCGCGCGCGCTACCCCGAGGTCACCGTCGCGGAGGTCTACGACCACCCGAGCGTCGGCGGGCTCGCGGAGCACCTCGACGCGACGTGGCCGTCGGACACCGACCGTCCCGGGGGGTCGGGCGCCGCGGCTCCCGCCCGGACCCGCACCGTGGCCCCCGTGCCGGTCACGAGCCAGGTGGTCCAGCTCCTCGCGCTGCTGCCCCTGCGGGGGCTCGTCGCGCTGCGCTGGCTCACGGTCGTCGCCGCGGTCGGCACGGTGCTGCACGTGGTGTGGGGCGTCGCCTGGGCGCTCGCGGTGCCGTGGTGGTGGCTCGCCGCGGGCTGGCTGCTCACGGTGAGCCCCCTCGGGCGGCTCGGGGTGTGCGCGCTCGGCGCCCGGCTGCTGCTCGCGGGCGTGCGGCCCGGCTCGTACCCGCGCGGCGGTCACGTGCACCTGCGGCTGTGGGCGGCCGAGCGGCTCGTCGACGGCTTCGGTGCCGTGACGCCCGCGAGCGCACCCTGGATCTCGCTCTACGCCCGTGCGCTCGGCGCGGACGTCGGCCGCGACGTCGACCTGCACTCGGTGCCGCCCGTCACGGGGTTCCTGACCCTCGGCCACGGCTGCGCGATCGAGCCGGAGGTCGACCTGTCCGGCCACTGGGTCGACGGGGACGTGCTGCACGTCGGGCGCATCCGCGTCGGACCCGGCGCGACCGTCGGGGCGCGCAGCGTCCTGCTCCCGGGGTCGCGCGTCCGCGGCGGCACCGACGTGGCCGCGGGGTCCGCGGTGCACGGCACGACGGGGTCCGACGAGTTCTGGTCCGGCTCGCCGGCGGTCCGCCAGCACGAGGCGCGCCACCCGTGGCCGACGACCCGGCCGCCCGCGTCGCGCGCCGGCTGGACCGCGGTGTTCGCCGTCACGGGGGCGGCCGTCAGCGCGCTCCCGTCGCTCGCCGCGCTGCCCGCGCTCGCCGTCCTGGGCGCCGCCCTGGCCCCCACGCCGTCGCTCGCCGCCGCCGTCGGACCCGCGCTCGCGTGGACGCTCGTGGCCGTTCCGGTCGCCTACCTGACGTACGCGCTCCTCGTGCTCGTCGGCGTGCGCCTGCTCGCCCGCGGGCTGCGCGAGGGCTGCCACCCGGTCCGGTCCGGCGCCGGGGTGCGGGCGTGGGCGGTCTCCCGGCTCATGGACGCGGCCCGCACGGCGCTGTTCCCGCTGTACTCGTCGCTGCTCACCCCGGCGTGGCTGCGGCTGCTGGGCGCGCGGGTCGGGCGCGAGACCGAGATCTCCACGGTCGTCGGGCTGCCGTCGATGATGCAGGTCAAGGACGGCGCGTTCCTCGCCGACGACACGATGGTCGCCCCCTACGAGCTCGGCGGCGGCTGGCTGCGCGTCGCGACCGCGAAGGTCGGCCGGCGCGCGTTCCTCGGCAACTCCGGCATGACGGCGCCGGGCCGCACCGTCCCGAAGAACGGGCTCGTCGCGGTGCTCTCGGCGACCCCGAGCCGCACGCGCGCCGGGTCGAGCTACCTCGGCAGCCCGCCGGTGCTCCTGGCCCGGGCGCCCGCGGTCGACGACGGCGAGCGCACCTACACGTCAACCCCGGCGCTGCGCCGGGCGCGCGGCGCGGTCGAGGTGTGCCGCGTCGTCCCGCTGCTGGTCCTGGGGCTGCTGTGGGTCGGTGCCGGGCTCGCGCTCCAGGCGATCGCCGCGACCGGCGGCTGGCTGCTCGCCGCCGCGTCGGGCGGGGTGGTGCTGCTCGCCGTCGGGGTGCTCGGCGCCGCCGTCACGGTCGCCGCGAAGTGGGCGCTCGCCGGGCGCTTCCGGGACGCCGAGCACCCGCTGTGGAGCGCGCCGGTGTGGCGTGGGGAGCTCGCGGACACCTTCACGGAGGTCGTCGCCGCGCCGCTGCTCGCCGACCCCGTCACGGGTAGTGTCGCGCTGGTGTGGTGGCTGAGGAGCATGGGCGCGCGGATCGGCCGCGGCGTCTGGTGCGAGACGTACTGGCTGCCCGAGGCCGACCTCGTCCGGCTCGGCGACGGCGCGACCGTCGGCCCCGGCTGCGTCGTGCAGACCCACCTGTTCCACGACCGGGTCATGAGCCTCGACACCGTGACGCTGCGCGACGGCGCGACGCTCGGCCCGCACGGCGTCGTCCTGCCGGCGGCGCTGCTCGACGAGGGCGCCACGGTCGGCCCCGCGTCGCTCGTGCTGCGCGGCGAGACGGTCCCGGCCGGCTCGCGGTGGGTCGGCAACCCGATCGGGCCGTGGCGTGCGCCCGTCGGGGCCTCGTGA
- a CDS encoding hemerythrin domain-containing protein — protein MEARTREGHPITQPLQDPSDDHHDHDPSPRARVRAWADEMRQVHARLREALDLAREQLEDAGASDAPATDLLLYCWGFCAALSGHHRSEDTALFPRLTEQHPDLVPVVAQLVQDHHMIEHLLGGLTEAIRLDASTEEKLRHLDGVEAVMTTHFRYEERRLLDVLDGVLDDSVAPGEVFGPLG, from the coding sequence ATGGAGGCGCGGACCCGCGAAGGACACCCCATCACCCAGCCCCTGCAGGACCCCTCCGACGACCATCACGACCACGACCCGTCGCCGCGCGCCCGCGTCCGCGCCTGGGCCGACGAGATGCGCCAGGTGCACGCCCGCCTGCGCGAGGCCCTCGACCTAGCCCGTGAGCAGCTCGAGGACGCCGGCGCCTCCGACGCGCCGGCGACCGACCTCCTGCTCTACTGCTGGGGCTTCTGCGCCGCGCTGAGCGGCCACCACCGCAGCGAGGACACCGCGCTGTTCCCGCGGCTGACGGAGCAGCACCCCGACCTCGTGCCCGTCGTCGCGCAGCTCGTCCAGGACCACCACATGATCGAGCACCTGCTCGGCGGCCTGACGGAGGCCATCCGGCTCGACGCGAGCACCGAGGAGAAGCTGCGGCACCTCGACGGCGTCGAGGCGGTGATGACGACGCACTTCCGCTACGAGGAGCGCCGGCTGCTCGACGTGCTCGACGGGGTGCTCGACGACTCCGTCGCGCCCGGCGAGGTGTTCGGGCCGCTCGGCTGA
- a CDS encoding aminotransferase class I/II-fold pyridoxal phosphate-dependent enzyme — MELSDRARAAGDAIEPVTSFFLSLRAMDGQPDVVDLSFGDPHEMPLPALVDAIRANLEPRAEDWFAYKTSLAPAQEAVAAGLRAELGLDFAAADITMTQGAFGAIALAFRLVADVGDEVVVPEPGWFYAPMLRAADMVPVRASLAEGTFDLDVEAVARAITPRTRIVVVNSPANPTGRVYGRQRLAELATVLDEASARHGRRIWLLSDEPYRRIRFHGLGFTSPAELYPWTLVDYSYGKVLLAPGQRLGYLALSPLIPVAVRDELRDAILPLQLALGWGFPDALMQYAAPALETVSIDVAALQGRRDRAVAALGEAGYALTVPEGTFYLWGEAPGGNAVAFTAALAERGVYVLPGTVFGRPRHFRISLTATPEMLERALPVLREVGARVG, encoded by the coding sequence ATGGAGCTGTCGGACCGGGCCCGGGCGGCGGGCGACGCGATCGAGCCCGTGACGTCGTTCTTCCTGTCGCTGCGCGCGATGGACGGTCAGCCGGACGTCGTCGACCTGTCGTTCGGCGACCCGCACGAGATGCCGCTGCCGGCGCTCGTCGACGCGATCCGCGCGAACCTCGAACCGCGCGCCGAGGACTGGTTCGCGTACAAGACGAGCCTCGCGCCGGCGCAGGAGGCGGTCGCTGCGGGGCTGCGTGCCGAGCTCGGGCTCGATTTCGCCGCGGCCGACATCACGATGACCCAGGGCGCCTTCGGGGCGATCGCGCTGGCGTTCCGGCTGGTCGCCGACGTGGGCGACGAGGTCGTGGTCCCGGAGCCCGGCTGGTTCTACGCCCCGATGCTGCGCGCCGCCGACATGGTGCCCGTCCGCGCCTCGCTCGCCGAGGGCACGTTCGACCTCGACGTCGAGGCGGTCGCGCGGGCGATCACCCCGCGCACGCGGATCGTCGTCGTGAACTCCCCGGCGAACCCGACCGGCCGGGTCTACGGGCGCCAGCGCCTCGCGGAGCTCGCGACGGTGCTCGACGAGGCGTCGGCGCGCCACGGCCGCCGGATCTGGCTGCTGTCCGACGAGCCCTATCGGCGCATCCGGTTCCACGGCCTGGGCTTCACGAGCCCCGCGGAGCTCTACCCCTGGACGCTCGTCGACTACTCCTACGGCAAGGTGCTGCTCGCGCCGGGCCAGCGCCTCGGCTACCTCGCGCTGTCCCCGCTGATCCCGGTCGCGGTGCGCGACGAGCTGCGCGACGCGATCCTGCCGCTGCAGCTCGCGCTGGGCTGGGGCTTCCCCGACGCGCTCATGCAGTACGCGGCCCCGGCCCTGGAGACGGTGTCGATCGACGTCGCGGCCCTGCAGGGTCGGCGCGACCGGGCCGTCGCCGCGCTCGGGGAGGCGGGGTACGCGCTGACGGTCCCCGAGGGCACCTTCTACCTGTGGGGCGAGGCGCCCGGAGGCAACGCGGTCGCTTTCACCGCGGCGCTGGCCGAGCGCGGGGTCTACGTCCTGCCGGGCACGGTGTTCGGGCGGCCGCGGCACTTCCGGATCAGCCTCACGGCGACTCCGGAGATGCTGGAGCGCGCGCTGCCGGTGCTGCGCGAGGTCGGCGCCCGGGTCGGCTGA
- a CDS encoding phosphotransferase enzyme family protein: MLVWAAWKRPRSRDGSASADVGGVQVRVYGWVELGEPDPRLDPELVGAAVGTLHRIASPHPGPVHPWYTEPVGAAGWDRLVDALRNAGAPFAGRLAALRDELVALESWIEPPGGLHVCHCDLWADNVLPAAGAGLCVIDWENAGPADPRRELACVLFEFARDDPGRARALQGAYADAGGPARLTRTADFSMLVAQLGHITQAAATDWLTPNARSPERAGAAAWVGEVLDDPHTRAHLEELLDAVR; this comes from the coding sequence GTGCTGGTGTGGGCGGCGTGGAAGCGGCCGAGATCGCGCGACGGTTCGGCCTCGGCCGACGTCGGAGGCGTCCAGGTCCGCGTGTACGGGTGGGTCGAGCTCGGGGAGCCCGATCCCCGGCTCGACCCCGAGCTGGTCGGGGCCGCGGTCGGCACGCTCCACCGCATCGCGTCCCCGCACCCCGGACCCGTGCACCCCTGGTACACCGAGCCGGTCGGCGCCGCGGGCTGGGACCGGCTGGTCGACGCACTGCGGAACGCGGGCGCACCCTTCGCCGGGCGCCTCGCCGCGCTGCGCGACGAGCTCGTCGCGCTGGAGAGCTGGATCGAGCCGCCCGGCGGGCTGCACGTGTGCCACTGCGATCTCTGGGCGGACAACGTGCTGCCGGCCGCCGGCGCAGGGCTGTGCGTGATCGACTGGGAGAACGCGGGGCCGGCCGACCCCCGCCGGGAGCTCGCGTGCGTGCTGTTCGAGTTCGCGCGCGACGACCCGGGCCGCGCCCGCGCGCTGCAGGGCGCCTACGCCGACGCGGGAGGTCCCGCGCGGCTCACGCGCACCGCCGACTTCTCGATGCTCGTCGCGCAGCTCGGGCACATCACGCAGGCCGCCGCGACCGACTGGCTGACCCCGAACGCCCGCTCCCCCGAGCGGGCGGGCGCCGCGGCGTGGGTCGGCGAGGTGCTCGACGACCCGCACACTCGGGCGCATCTGGAGGAGCTGCTCGACGCGGTGCGGTGA
- a CDS encoding AAA family ATPase has product MTTRPTLFLLVGLPGTGKTTEARRLEAEGHALRLTKDEWVKALYGEANPPSVTDVIEGRLVEIALRALVLGVPVVLDFGLWSRDERSALRRAAADVGAVAEVRYLALSAEEQRLRLDRRQAEEPHTTWHMSDEELTAWAAAFDVPTPGEVDGTEPLDDPPTGCATWDEWRRRRWPRSVR; this is encoded by the coding sequence ATGACGACGCGACCGACCCTGTTCCTGCTGGTCGGGCTGCCGGGCACCGGGAAGACGACCGAGGCCCGCCGCCTGGAGGCCGAGGGGCACGCGCTGCGCCTGACGAAGGACGAGTGGGTCAAGGCGCTCTACGGGGAGGCGAACCCGCCGTCCGTGACGGACGTGATCGAAGGGCGGCTCGTCGAGATCGCGCTGCGCGCGCTCGTGCTCGGCGTGCCGGTCGTCCTCGATTTCGGGCTGTGGTCGCGCGACGAGCGCTCCGCCCTGCGGCGCGCTGCGGCCGACGTCGGTGCGGTCGCGGAGGTGCGCTACCTCGCGCTCTCCGCCGAGGAGCAGCGCCTGCGGCTCGACCGGCGCCAGGCGGAGGAGCCGCACACGACGTGGCACATGTCCGACGAGGAGCTCACCGCGTGGGCGGCCGCCTTCGACGTCCCCACCCCGGGCGAGGTCGACGGCACCGAGCCGCTCGACGACCCACCGACGGGCTGTGCCACGTGGGACGAGTGGCGCCGCCGACGCTGGCCCAGGTCGGTCCGGTGA